In Candidatus Reconcilbacillus cellulovorans, a single genomic region encodes these proteins:
- a CDS encoding glycoside hydrolase, translating into MSTRMLLFEDPAFPYEGARPDAEAERLLAERAEAASAGTLAERLMSGAYDALVYLHGPYVPKAAWSAVLEHLRRGGGLVTAGGLPFRRPVAVDAQGRLRVEREQTAYLRQLDVHEALAVGEKGVVRLQASEEYPLLSGVEPLFGVRSTWGLIFHPTKASDMPHELGSGGPMDARIVPLLVGVDAEGRPRTAPVVLVERLKGPFAGGRWVMINQPLDETFWREGGADVLLRLAEFAAAGATEIWLKPHFACYEPGERPSLTLQIQALGRTMAARDGCGWTVDVEVEKDEGRTRENVEGIAGDLAGKTVAGRVESSKVLWKTSIETQATRDLNALRMTVPVDVSPGLYRVRAVARSERGEVRRLSQAFWGMDRELLRSGEPLACGRDYFVRGGRPMPIVGMTYMAADTARKFLHLPNVEVWDRDMAEMARAGVNLIRTGVWTAHRTFAFVDGHIDEAALRAIDAFLLTAKRHGLEVTFTFFAFAPERWEGLNPYLDPRSVEAQKRFVALVASRHRETTHVHWDLINEPSLFDPGRLFSGPRTLGDPFERKAFADWLRRRHGGDLALLQERWNMTPEELPSFEAAEPPEREDVAFDVADVTRAKHNGRWLDYALFTMDMFNRWTAELRGTIARVTPGRLVTVGQDEALGGQRPSPFFYAREVDYTTVHTWWLMDQLVWDGVFSKTPDKPNLVQETGIMYVERPDGRAKRTEEELRDILERKYAYAFATGAAGAVQWIWNTNVYMDNVNECNIGALRADGTHKPEADVTYAFGRFMAQIRDLFEDREPEPVAVVFPYSNDFSCRSLAFEATARSVRVLVYGLNVHPRGIGEYQLEALRRHPARLIVVPSAHNFDDEAFERLTEAAAAGAVVLWTGPLRLDAYWGPAEHRLRELIGPTVYGNVMREEKLEIGGRVWDVSFGGTKIAEAAVDRPIDVDAGEGTMRLVEVGIGSGRWIWCPLPVELNERWEPIAAVYRRALEVSAVVPELEWLESGDCPGVYGRALRFSQGTLFVFVSECADDRTVRVRDPRTGVRYALRLERGRAVLFAADESGRVIAVYRPDETQVRAEIG; encoded by the coding sequence ATGTCGACACGTATGCTGCTGTTTGAAGACCCTGCGTTTCCGTACGAAGGAGCGCGGCCGGACGCCGAGGCGGAACGTCTGTTGGCGGAACGTGCGGAAGCCGCCTCGGCGGGAACGTTGGCCGAACGGCTTATGTCGGGTGCTTACGACGCGCTCGTCTACCTGCACGGCCCCTATGTCCCGAAGGCGGCCTGGAGCGCCGTGCTGGAGCATCTTCGCCGCGGCGGCGGTCTGGTGACGGCCGGCGGTCTTCCATTCCGCAGGCCGGTCGCTGTAGACGCGCAGGGCCGGCTGCGGGTCGAGCGGGAGCAGACGGCGTATTTGCGGCAACTCGACGTGCACGAGGCGCTCGCGGTCGGAGAGAAGGGTGTCGTCCGGCTTCAAGCCTCAGAAGAATATCCGCTTTTATCGGGCGTGGAGCCGCTGTTCGGCGTCCGGTCGACGTGGGGGCTTATTTTCCATCCGACGAAGGCGTCCGATATGCCGCATGAACTCGGGTCGGGAGGACCGATGGACGCGCGGATCGTCCCGCTGCTCGTCGGCGTCGACGCGGAGGGCAGGCCGCGCACGGCTCCCGTCGTGCTGGTCGAGCGGCTGAAAGGCCCGTTTGCCGGCGGGCGGTGGGTGATGATCAACCAGCCGCTCGACGAAACGTTCTGGCGAGAAGGCGGCGCGGACGTTTTGTTGCGTTTGGCGGAGTTTGCGGCGGCGGGCGCGACGGAGATATGGCTGAAACCGCATTTCGCCTGTTACGAGCCGGGTGAGAGGCCGTCGCTGACGTTGCAGATTCAGGCGCTCGGCCGGACGATGGCGGCGAGGGACGGATGCGGGTGGACGGTAGACGTCGAGGTAGAAAAAGACGAAGGCCGCACCCGAGAAAACGTGGAGGGCATCGCCGGGGACCTGGCGGGCAAGACCGTCGCGGGTCGCGTCGAAAGCAGCAAGGTTCTGTGGAAAACTTCCATCGAGACGCAAGCGACGCGCGATCTGAATGCTTTGCGGATGACGGTTCCCGTCGACGTCTCGCCGGGGCTCTACCGCGTGCGCGCCGTCGCGCGTTCGGAACGCGGCGAGGTTCGGCGGCTGTCGCAGGCGTTCTGGGGGATGGACCGCGAGCTGTTGCGCTCCGGGGAGCCGCTGGCGTGCGGCCGCGACTATTTCGTCCGCGGCGGCCGGCCGATGCCGATCGTCGGCATGACGTACATGGCGGCCGATACGGCGCGGAAGTTTCTCCACCTGCCGAACGTGGAGGTATGGGATCGCGACATGGCGGAGATGGCGCGCGCGGGCGTCAATCTGATTCGGACGGGCGTTTGGACGGCGCACCGGACGTTCGCGTTCGTCGACGGACACATCGACGAGGCGGCGCTTCGGGCGATCGATGCGTTTTTGCTGACGGCGAAGCGGCACGGGCTGGAAGTGACGTTTACCTTTTTCGCGTTTGCGCCGGAGCGGTGGGAGGGTCTCAACCCGTATCTCGATCCGCGCAGCGTCGAGGCGCAGAAACGGTTCGTCGCGCTCGTGGCGTCGCGGCACCGGGAGACGACGCACGTGCATTGGGATCTGATCAACGAGCCGTCGCTGTTCGACCCGGGCCGGCTTTTTTCGGGACCTCGGACGCTCGGCGATCCTTTCGAGCGCAAGGCGTTTGCCGACTGGCTTCGCCGTCGTCACGGCGGGGATCTCGCGCTGCTTCAGGAGCGCTGGAACATGACGCCGGAAGAACTGCCGTCGTTCGAGGCGGCGGAACCGCCGGAACGGGAGGACGTCGCGTTCGACGTCGCCGACGTGACGCGCGCGAAGCATAACGGGCGCTGGCTCGATTATGCGCTTTTTACCATGGACATGTTCAACCGGTGGACGGCGGAATTGCGCGGGACGATCGCGCGGGTCACGCCCGGCCGGCTCGTCACGGTCGGCCAGGACGAAGCGCTCGGCGGTCAGCGGCCGTCGCCGTTTTTTTACGCAAGAGAAGTCGATTATACGACCGTTCATACGTGGTGGCTGATGGATCAGCTCGTCTGGGACGGGGTATTTTCCAAGACGCCGGACAAGCCGAATCTCGTGCAGGAGACCGGCATCATGTACGTGGAGCGCCCGGACGGCCGCGCCAAGCGGACGGAGGAAGAGCTGCGCGATATTCTGGAGCGGAAATACGCCTACGCGTTCGCGACGGGGGCCGCCGGCGCGGTGCAATGGATCTGGAATACGAACGTCTATATGGACAACGTCAACGAATGCAACATCGGCGCGCTTCGCGCCGACGGCACGCACAAGCCGGAGGCGGACGTGACGTACGCGTTTGGGCGGTTTATGGCGCAAATCCGCGACCTGTTCGAGGATCGCGAGCCGGAGCCCGTCGCGGTCGTGTTTCCGTATTCCAACGATTTTTCCTGCCGGTCGCTGGCGTTCGAGGCGACGGCGAGATCGGTCCGGGTGTTGGTGTACGGGTTGAACGTGCATCCGCGCGGGATCGGGGAGTACCAGCTGGAGGCGCTCCGCCGGCATCCGGCGAGGCTCATCGTCGTGCCGAGCGCACACAATTTCGACGACGAGGCGTTTGAACGGCTGACGGAAGCGGCGGCCGCCGGCGCGGTCGTGCTGTGGACGGGACCGCTCCGACTCGACGCGTACTGGGGACCGGCGGAACACCGGCTGCGGGAGTTGATCGGACCGACGGTATACGGCAATGTGATGCGGGAAGAGAAGCTGGAGATCGGAGGACGAGTATGGGACGTTTCGTTCGGCGGGACGAAAATCGCGGAAGCGGCCGTGGACCGTCCGATCGACGTCGACGCGGGTGAAGGGACGATGCGCCTGGTTGAAGTCGGAATCGGAAGCGGAAGATGGATCTGGTGTCCGCTGCCCGTCGAGCTGAACGAGAGGTGGGAGCCGATCGCGGCGGTGTATCGCCGGGCACTGGAAGTCTCCGCTGTCGTGCCCGAGCTGGAGTGGCTGGAAAGCGGGGACTGTCCGGGCGTTTATGGGCGGGCGCTCCGGTTTTCACAGGGAACGCTGTTCGTGTTCGTTTCGGAGTGCGCGGACGACCGGACGGTGCGCGTGCGCGACCCGCGGACAGGCGTGAGGTACGCTTTGCGGCTGGAAAGAGGGCGGGCGGTACTGTTTGCGGCAGACGAAAGCGGGCGCGTGATCGCGGTATACCGGCCGGACGAAACGCAGGTGCGCGCGGAAATCGGCTGA
- a CDS encoding xylose isomerase encodes MAYFPNIPKIEYEGRHSDNPFAFKFYNPKEVVLGKTMEEHLRFAVSYWHTLTGAGTDPFGAGTMRRPWDRYRGMDLAKARVEAAFELFEKLGVPFFCFHDRDIAPEGDTLQETNANLDTIVAMIKEYMKTSKTRLLWNTANLFTHPRFVHGAATTSNADVFAYAAAQVKKALEHAKELGAENYVFWGGREGYETLLNTDMKLELDNLARFYRMAIDYAKEIGFEGQLLIEPKPKEPTKHQYDFDAATTIAFLQHYGLKEHFKLNIEANHATLAGHTFEHELRVARLHGMLGSIDANQGDLLLGWDTDEFPTDLYGTTLAMYEILQNGGLGRGGVNFDAKVRRASFEPEDLVIAHIAGMDSFARGLKVAAKLIEDRVFEKAIEERYASFREGIGLEIVSGRANFHTLEQYALQNRPIENRSGRQEWLRAKLNQYLLNVE; translated from the coding sequence ATGGCTTATTTCCCGAACATACCCAAAATCGAGTACGAAGGCCGGCATTCCGACAATCCGTTCGCGTTCAAGTTCTACAACCCGAAGGAAGTCGTGCTCGGCAAGACGATGGAGGAACACCTGCGGTTTGCGGTGTCGTACTGGCACACGCTGACAGGAGCGGGAACCGATCCGTTCGGGGCGGGCACGATGCGCCGGCCGTGGGACCGCTATCGCGGCATGGACTTGGCGAAGGCGCGCGTGGAGGCGGCGTTCGAGCTGTTCGAGAAGTTGGGGGTGCCGTTTTTCTGCTTCCACGACCGCGACATCGCGCCGGAAGGCGACACGCTGCAGGAGACGAACGCCAACCTCGATACGATCGTCGCGATGATCAAGGAGTACATGAAAACGAGCAAAACGCGGCTGCTCTGGAACACGGCGAATCTGTTCACGCATCCGCGGTTCGTACACGGGGCGGCGACGACGTCGAACGCAGACGTGTTCGCTTACGCCGCGGCACAGGTGAAAAAGGCGTTGGAGCACGCCAAGGAGCTCGGCGCCGAAAACTACGTGTTCTGGGGCGGCCGCGAAGGCTACGAGACGCTGCTTAACACCGACATGAAGCTCGAGCTGGACAACCTTGCGCGGTTTTACCGGATGGCGATCGACTATGCGAAAGAAATCGGCTTCGAGGGTCAGCTGTTGATCGAACCGAAGCCGAAAGAGCCGACGAAGCATCAATACGATTTCGACGCGGCGACGACGATCGCGTTTTTGCAGCATTACGGGCTGAAAGAGCATTTCAAGCTGAACATCGAGGCGAACCACGCGACGCTGGCCGGCCATACGTTCGAGCACGAGCTGCGGGTGGCGCGCCTGCACGGCATGCTCGGCTCGATCGACGCCAACCAGGGCGACTTGCTGCTCGGGTGGGACACTGACGAGTTCCCGACTGACCTGTACGGCACGACGTTGGCGATGTACGAAATTTTGCAAAACGGCGGACTCGGCCGCGGCGGCGTCAACTTCGACGCGAAAGTTCGACGGGCGTCGTTCGAGCCGGAAGACCTCGTCATCGCGCACATCGCGGGGATGGACAGCTTCGCGCGCGGGCTGAAGGTGGCGGCGAAGCTGATCGAGGACCGCGTGTTCGAAAAGGCGATAGAAGAGCGCTACGCCTCGTTCCGCGAAGGAATCGGCCTGGAGATCGTCAGCGGCCGCGCGAATTTCCATACGCTGGAGCAATACGCGTTGCAGAACCGGCCGATCGAAAACCGCTCCGGCCGGCAGGAATGGCTGCGCGCCAAGCTGAATCAGTATTTGCTCAACGTGGAGTGA